From Schizosaccharomyces pombe strain 972h- genome assembly, chromosome: II, the proteins below share one genomic window:
- the pfl7 gene encoding DIPSY family glycoprotein Pfl7: MNSLKSLCLKCIVTLCLLVNAFAFDYASLQEQDENLLAACPQYITIYTNGPVPGTTTIYPTSNVASNTSENYPYTGSKSLSSSSILSNSTISTSSSTPITASVPTSSSILSNSTIPTTSPVPTTSSTPTSSSILSNSTIPSSSSISASTITTTIISGSTQFTTTFVDQSIDTVEVVIPTAGYITTTLTSGSSYPVSTTTLQTVSGTQSGLVEVITPSCGCNPENSFHLRLVGDSINPSYVYKNTNVSDPDEGNMYTSTEGNTEAVNVFYYDPTVERILTCDCVRPVYTIYTDDPDSSFDIIKNNNGTFTFVESSSGEIQTLHVSQYGALWITSPEYDGETGGMDDVGFRADDVILVAY, translated from the coding sequence ATGAATTCGTTAAAGTCACTTTGCCTTAAATGTATTGTGACATTGTGTTTGTTGGTAAACGCTTTCGCGTTTGACTATGCATCACTACAAGAGCAGGACGAAAACCTATTAGCTGCCTGCCCTCAATATATTACAATTTATACTAATGGCCCAGTCCCTGGAACCACAACGATATATCCAACTTCCAATGTTGCATCTAACACATCTGAAAATTATCCTTATACGGGATCAAAATCTTTAAGTAGTTCATCTATTCTTTCTAATTCAACTATTTCTACTAGTTCATCTACCCCGATCACAGCTTCTGTTCCCACCAGCTCATCTATTCTCTCTAATTCAACTATCCCTACCACTTCACCGGTGCCGACAACTTCTTCCACCCCGACTAGTTCATCTATTCTTTCTAATTCAACTATCCCATCAAGTTCCTCAATTTCTGCCAGTACCATTACAACCACTATCATTTCTGGTTCAACGCAATTTACCACTACGTTTGTTGATCAAAGTATTGACACTGTTGAAGTGGTAATTCCGACTGCTGGTTATATTACGACTACGTTGACTTCTGGATCTAGTTACCCTGTCTCAACAACCACATTACAAACAGTTTCTGGAACTCAGTCAGGTTTAGTGGAGGTTATCACACCGTCTTGTGGATGCAATCCAGAGAACTCATTTCACTTGAGACTCGTGGGTGATTCAATCAATCCTTCATATGTTTATAAGAATACTAATGTGTCCGATCCAGACGAAGGTAACATGTACACATCTACTGAGGGAAACACCGAAGCagttaatgttttttattatgatCCTACTGTCGAAAGAATATTAACTTGTGATTGCGTACGACCTGTATATACGATATACACTGATGATCCAGATTCATCCTTTGacattatcaaaaataataacgGAACCTTCACTTTTGTAGAGAGTTCTTCAGGGGAAATTCAGACTTTACACGTTAGCCAATATGGAGCATTATGGATCACATCTCCTGAATATGATGGAGAGACAGGTGGTATGGATGATGTAGGTTTTAGGGCGGACGATGTTATTCTCGTGGCCTATTGA
- the abc3 gene encoding multi drug resistance-associated protein abc3 translates to MITANKGLSLVLLIPNLFALVSGGLQYVFDVRRRIFRPHFSQFWTIWMKFFSIALVIITQIYVGYKTKNIGWNFFSVVTYCFVLFLQFAEQSTLRVPMASLLIFWLLKVVTSLLILLFSPYIAITSMARLLTLITLFCSLVCFISEVYVPPCNRVWYSDDTNEVEEKGIRPSEVRYANIFSKLSFSWISSFIKFGYTNYLKESDVWLLPPDERSGNLIIGFEDWWIYHSKNKRRSLFLWKLLFFNHWKLVALITITKLIQDVLAFVQPTLIQKTILFISSYTSPNPESPSRGFIIAILVLVANFLQTLLLQQYNQLIMLLGMRWKTELLASIYRKSLLLSSSARQNRSIGDIINYMAVDTQKISDLPIYLFIIVSGPFQIALALSNLYHLMGYSAFTGVAASVILFPCNIIVANVYKKFQSILMKNKDSRSKLMTEIINNIRSIKLYAWETPFLQKLLHIRNTKELSMLKKIGFITAIGDFAWIFTTIIVTTVAFGAFIIFHGKTQALTADIVFPAVSLFNLLQFPLAMLPTVISSLLEASVSVSRIYEFLIAQELDYNGVQRFPATEIPHEICLEIKSGTFSWSKKTLKQQVTPTLRQINFVAKNGELTCIFGKVGAGKSSLLEACMGNMYKNSGSVFQCGSLAYAAQQPWIFDATIRENILFGSEFDPELYEKTIHACCLKRDFEIFTEGDQTEVGQKGASLSGGQKSRISLARAIYSQADIYLLDDVLSSVDQHVSRDLIKNLFGPEGFLRTHCVVLTTNSLNVLKEADSIYILSNGKIVEKGNYEHLFVSTNSELKQQLSEFNDEKDTQPLPEHTTSYPSTQISLAPSIHVEGLETYSSSERKDSSNKYKSRKRNPIRQKVTEDDKGKCVAQTDELVQRGKVKWHVYWMYFKSCSIGLILLYFFFIISGIMMNVATNVWLKHWSEENGKSSSELNPSPYFYLGIYLFFGFLSCAFISSSSLTMTVLCGIRSGRYLHDSMLKTILRAPMGFFETTSSGRILNRFSNDVYKVDEVVSLTFMFFFRNSIQVLFILGVICYSAPLSLLLIVPLFFLYLYNRAYYVRTSRELKRLDNVTRSPLYAHVQESLSGLSTIRAYGMQETFVEENDLRIDTNHRVWFMFFSSSRWQAIRVECIGDLIIFCTAFYGILSAIKGSPNPGLVGFSLSYAIQITQGLSFIVQQSVDAENNTVSVERILEYINVKSEAPEIIPENRPPCEWPTDGAVSFNHYSAKYREDLSFALNNINIEISPREKIGIVGRTGAGKSTLAMALFRIIEPTEGKIEIDNEDITKFGLYDLRSRLSIIPQESQIFEGNIRENLDPNHRLTDKKIWEVLEIASLKNCISQLEDGLYSRVAEGGANFSSGQRQLICLARVLLTSTRILLLDEATASVHAETDAIVQQTIRKRFKDRTILTVAHRINTVMDSDRILVLDHGKVVEFDATKKLLENKDSMFYSLAKESGLI, encoded by the coding sequence ATGATCACCGCAAACAAAGGCTTGTCTCTGGTTTTGCTTATCCCAAATTTATTCGCTTTAGTTAGCGGGGGCTTACAATATGTTTTTGACGTTAGGAGACGGATCTTTCGTCCTCACTTTTCGCAATTTTGGACCATCTGGATGAAGTTCTTTTCGATAGCACTTGTTATTATTACACAAATATATGTGGGATATAAGACAAAAAACATCGggtggaattttttttcagttgTAACTTATTGTTTcgtattatttttacagtTTGCTGAGCAATCAACTCTAAGAGTTCCCATGGCTTCTCTATTGATATTTTGGCTTCTGAAAGTAGTTACCTcacttttgattttgttgtTCAGTCCCTATATTGCAATTACCAGTATGGCTCGGTTGCTTACTTTAATTACTCTGTTCTGCTCGCTCGTATGCTTTATTAGTGAGGTTTATGTCCCGCCTTGCAATCGTGTCTGGTATTCTGATGATACAAACGAAGTTGAAGAGAAGGGGATAAGACCTTCTGAAGTTCGATATGCGAACATATTCTCAAAgttatcattttcttgGATCAGttctttcataaaatttggTTACACTAACTATTTAAAGGAATCTGATGTTTGGCTACTTCCTCCAGATGAGCGATCTGgcaatttaataattggTTTTGAAGACTGGTGGATATACCATTCGAAGAATAAACGAAGAAGTCTGTTTTTATggaaacttttattttttaatcattgGAAACTTGTAGCTCTAATTACCATCACAAAGTTGATTCAAGATGTACTTGCTTTTGTTCAGCCAACATTGATTCAGAAAACCATTCTCTTTATTAGTTCTTATACTTCTCCCAATCCTGAATCCCCAAGTAGAGGTTTTATAATCGCTATCTTGGTTCTTGTCGCTAATTTCCTCCAAACTTTATTACTACAACAATATAATCAGCTTATTATGTTGCTTGGAATGAGATGGAAAACGGAACTACTTGCATCTATTTATCGTAAATCTCTTCTTCTATCAAGTTCAGCACGCCAAAATCGATCTATTGGtgatataataaattacatGGCTGTCGATactcaaaaaataagtGATCTGCCgatatatttattcattattgTTTCAGGTCCATTTCAAATTGCTTTAgctctttcaaatttatacCACCTTATGGGATATAGCGCTTTTACGGGTGTCGCTGCATCCGTTATACTATTTCCATGCAACATTATTGTCGCCAATGTGTACAAGAAGTTTCAAAgtattttaatgaaaaacaaagattcCCGTTCCAAATTGATGACCGAAATTATCAATAATATACGCAGTATTAAACTTTATGCATGGGAAACCCCATTCCTTCAGAAGCTACTGCATATAAGAAATACTAAAGAATTAAgtatgttaaaaaaaattggtttcATCACTGCAATTGGTGATTTTGCCTGGATTTTTACTACCATTATTGTTACAACTGTTGCTTTTGGAgcctttattattttccatGGGAAAACTCAAGCTCTCACTGCGGATATAGTATTTCCTGCTGTAAGTCTTTTCAACCTGTTGCAATTCCCATTGGCCATGTTACCCACAGTAATTAGTTCTTTGTTGGAAGCATCTGTATCCGTTTCTCGAATATATGAATTTCTCATAGCACAAGAATTGGATTACAATGGGGTACAACGATTTCCCGCTACAGAGATTCCTCATGAAATTTGTcttgaaattaaaagtgGCACCTTCAGTTGGTCTAAAAAAACACTAAAGCAACAAGTAACGCCAACTTTACGtcaaattaattttgtcgCAAAAAATGGTGAGCTGACTTGCATATTTGGCAAAGTTGGAGCGGGTAAGTCTTCTTTGCTAGAAGCATGTATGGGGAATatgtataaaaattcaGGTTCTGTTTTCCAATGTGGTTCACTAGCTTATGCAGCTCAGCAACCATGGATCTTTGATGCAACTATCCGGGAAAACATTCTCTTCGGATCTGAATTTGATCCTGAATTGTATGAGAAAACCATTCATGCATGCTGCTTGAAACgtgattttgaaatatttactGAAGGGGATCAAACGGAAGTCGGCCAAAAAGGTGCATCGCTGTCGGGGGGTCAAAAGTCGAGAATCTCACTTGCTCGTGCAATATATTCTCAAGCAGACATCTATCTTCTCGATGATGTTTTGTCTTCCGTAGATCAGCATGTAAGCAGagatttaattaaaaatctttttggTCCAGAAGGTTTCTTGAGGACGCACTGTGTTGTTCTTACaacaaattctttaaatgtGCTTAAAGAAGCAGACTcaatttatatattaagcaatggaaaaattgttgaaaaaggaaactaTGAGCACTTATTTGTCTCGACAAATTCTGAGCTAAAACAACAACTATCGGAGTTCAACGATGAGAAGGACACGCAGCCTTTACCCGAACATACTACATCGTATCCAAGTACTCAAATTTCTTTGGCTCCTTCAATTCATGTCGAAGGCTTAGAAACGTATTCTTCaagtgaaagaaaagatagTTCTAATAAGTATAAATCTAGAAAGAGAAATCCGATCCGCCAAAAAGTGACAGAAGATGATAAGGGAAAGTGTGTTGCTCAAACTGATGAACTTGTTCAACGCGGTAAGGTTAAATGGCATGTATATTGGatgtattttaaatcatgTTCCATCGGCTTAATTTTACTatacttcttcttcataatAAGTGGTATAATGATGAACGTCGCAACCAATGTTTGGTTGAAACATTGGAGtgaagaaaatggaaaatcAAGTTCAGAACTTAACCCTAGCCCTTATTTCTATCTtggaatttatttattttttggatttttatCATGTGCTTTCATTTCAAGTAGTAGCTTGACTATGACGGTGTTGTGCGGTATACGAAGCGGTCGATATTTGCATGATTCAATGCTTAAGACGATTTTGCGTGCTCCGATGggcttttttgaaaccacGTCTAGTGGAAGAATCTTAAACCGATTTTCGAACGATGTATACAAAGTTGATGAAGTAGTTTCGTTGACAtttatgtttttctttcgaAATTCAATTCAAGTGCTCTTCATTTTGGGAGTTATCTGCTATTCTGCACCATTATCTTTACTTCTGATAGTTCCTCTGTTTTTTCTGTATCTTTATAATAGGGCTTACTATGTGCGAACTTCACGTGAATTAAAAAGACTAGATAATGTCACCAGAAGTCCTTTATACGCACATGTTCAAGAATCATTAAGCGGTTTATCAACAATCCGAGCGTACGGTATGCAAGAGACTTTcgttgaagaaaatgacCTACGAATTGATACCAATCATCGTGTATGGTTCATGTTTTTCAGTTCCAGTAGATGGCAAGCTATTCGAGTGGAATGCATTGGAGActtaatcattttttgtacAGCATTTTATGGAATCCTTTCTGCAATTAAAGGTAGTCCCAACCCGGGCTTAGTGGGTTTTTCGCTGTCATATGCAATACAAATTACTCAAGGTCTCTCATTTATAGTGCAGCAATCTGTTGATGCTGAAAATAACACTGTTTCTGTAGAGAGAATTCTAGAATACATTAATGTTAAGAGTGAAGCACCGGAAATTATTCCAGAGAATCGACCACCTTGTGAATGGCCCACTGATGGGGCAGTCTCTTTCAATCATTATAGTGCTAAATATCGTGAGGACTTATCCTTTGCTTTAAATAACATTAACATTGAAATTTCCCCACGGGAAAAGATCGGTATCGTCGGTCGCACCGGGGCAGGAAAATCAACTTTGGCGATGGCATTGTTTAGAATAATTGAACCAACTGaaggaaaaattgaaatagaTAACGAAGACATAACGAAATTTGGATTATACGACTTGCGCTCGCGATTATCTATCATTCCACAAGAAAGTCAAATATTTGAGGGCAACATTCGAGAAAATCTTGATCCGAATCATAGACTaactgataaaaaaatttgggaGGTATTAGAAATTGCTTCTCTAAAAAACTGCATTTCTCAGTTGGAAGATGGATTGTATTCTAGGGTTGCTGAAGGAGGTGCAAATTTTTCGTCTGGTCAACGCCAATTAATATGTTTAGCAAGAGTTTTACTTACTTCGACCCGTATATTATTGCTGGATGAGGCAACAGCATCAGTCCATGCTGAAACTGATGCTATTGTACAGCAGACCATTCGCAAACGCTTCAAAGATCGTACAATTTTAACAGTTGCACATAGAATTAATACGGTAATGGATTCAGATCGCATCTTAGTCTTAGATCATGGAAAAGTGGTTGAATTTGATGcaactaaaaaattgttggaAAACAAAGACTCGATGTTTTATTCGTTGGCTAAAGAAAGCGGTctcatttaa
- the mug14 gene encoding adducin, involved in actin cytoskeleton organization, whose translation MAKVTGLPEFEDLHTKRKWMLNHMAAAFRMFGRNGYNEGTAGHVTVRDPIDENTFWINPLEVPFSLMKPSDLVHINSDGEIIGGSKMKYNTSGFAIHYEMHKVRPEVICVCHVHSIYGKAFSALGKPLDMLNTDCCVFYNNHGIYFDMDDVISMPEEGRRTAKGLADYKAVLVQNHGIMTVGTTVDEAAYLLSLMERSCQIQLLIDSATKVGERKHVHPTRAKAIRENADNPVGLYTAQQPNFLYEVACSNGELEII comes from the coding sequence ATGGCTAAAGTAACTGGATTGCCTGAATTTGAAGACTTACAtactaaaagaaaatggatGCTTAATCATATGGCTGCAGCTTTTCGCATGTTTGGTAGAAATGGATATAATGAAGGAACAGCAGGACATGTTACTGTAAGGGATCCAATTGATGAGAATACTTTTTGGATAAATCCTTTGGAAGTCCCCTTTTCCTTGATGAAGCCTAGCGATTTGGTTCATATCAACAGCGATGGCGAAATCATTGGTGGAAGCAAGATGAAGTATAATACTTCGGGATTTGCCATCCATTATGAAATGCACAAAGTGCGACCTGAGGTAATTTGTGTTTGTCACGTACACTCAATTTACGGTAAGGCATTTTCAGCTTTGGGAAAGCCATTGGATATGTTGAACACAGACTGTTGTGTGTTTTATAATAATCAtggaatttattttgaCATGGATGATGTGATATCGATGCCAGAAGAAGGAAGACGTACCGCTAAAGGATTAGCAGATTATAAAGCTGTTCTTGTTCAGAATCATGGCATTATGACAGTTGGTACTACTGTGGATGAGGCAGCATATCTTCTTTCATTGATGGAGCGATCATGCCAAATTCAGTTGTTAATTGATAGTGCAACCAAGGTGGGAGAAAGAAAGCACGTTCATCCCACTCGTGCCAAAGCTATTCGCGAAAATGCTGATAACCCAGTGGGTCTATACACTGCTCAACAACCCAACTTTTTGTATGAAGTTGCTTGTTCAAATGGGGAACTAGAAATAATTTGA
- the pho841 gene encoding inorganic phosphate transporter Pho841 → MKLNIFKSHGDSNTAEERPVPLEQVEAEDQQHENRFWLGLTAKEFRLMMLAGVGFFLDSYDLFIINLVTPIFEYLYWGGIEKGPNGKGHYPSGIRGLVNAASNIGNIFGQLMFGFMGDFFGRKFVYGKEMIIVIIATILLIAMPKSIHSPLSKMMWVFCWRWLLGVGIGGDYPMSAAITSERSKLNRRGTLISLIFAFQGFGTLAGAIVTIILLGCFEHPLNREGHYRKLEGVWRLQFGLALVPAIGVLIPRLMMEETQKFKNSQQLNSGDNRDPKTSLNFEDDELVKNPSVTKGHPEIHESSENYLSRSNTVENEPENIEKQFESVSAPANRSGFIQYFRQWHHFKHLLGTSVCWFLLDIAFYGVNLNQSVILKNIGFSSGTNEYRTLMKNAIGNLIIAVAGYVPGYWFNVFLVEILGRKWIQLQGFVITGLMFAILAGRWNEISTGGRFACFVIAQLFSNFGPNSTTFIYPAEVFPARVRGTAHGISAALGKCGAILASLLFNFLTSIIGYGNVMWIFCGCMWGGILFTLLLPETKGRDADEIDRVELFYGGDGKVECNSKWKSWYVNGIF, encoded by the coding sequence ATGAAgcttaatatttttaaaagccaTGGGGATTCTAATACGGCAGAGGAGAGGCCCGTTCCCCTTGAACAAGTAGAAGCTGAAGATCAGCAACATGAAAACCGTTTCTGGTTGGGTTTGACTGCAAAGGAATTTAGACTCATGATGTTAGCTGGTGTGGGTTTCTTCCTTGATAGTTACgatctttttattatcaacTTGGTCACTCCCATTTTCGAATATCTTTACTGGGGTGGTATTGAAAAGGGACCCAACGGAAAGGGTCATTATCCCTCTGGTATTCGTGGTTTGGTTAATGCCGCTTCAAACATTGGTAATATCTTTGGTCAACTGATGTTTGGTTTTATGGGAGATTTCTTTGGCCGTAAATTTGTCTACGGTAAAGAAATGattattgttattatcGCCACTATTCTTTTGATTGCCATGCCTAAAAGTATCCATTCCCCCCTTTCTAAAATGATGTGGGTGTTCTGCTGGCGTTGGTTGCTTGGTGTTGGTATTGGTGGTGATTATCCAATGTCCGCCGCCATTACTTCTGAACGTAGTAAACTGAACCGTCGTGGTACTCttatttctttgatttttgcCTTCCAAGGTTTCGGAACTCTTGCTGGTGCCATTGTCACCATCATCCTTTTGGGTTGTTTCGAACATCCATTGAATCGTGAAGGTCATTACCGTAAACTCGAAGGTGTTTGGCGTTTACAATTTGGTCTTGCTTTGGTTCCTGCAATTGGTGTCCTTATCCCTCGTCTTATGATGGAGGAAACtcaaaagtttaaaaattcacaaCAGCTCAATTCCGGCGATAATAGAGATCCTAAAACTTCACTCAACTTTGAGGACGATGAGCTTGTTAAAAATCCATCTGTCACCAAAGGACACCCTGAAATCCATGAATCTAGTGAGAATTACTTGAGTCGCTCTAATACCGTTGAGAATGAGCCTGAAAACATTGAGAAACAATTTGAATCAGTTAGTGCTCCTGCTAACAGAAGTGGCTTTATCCAATACTTTAGACAATGGCACCACTTCAAACATCTTTTGGGTACTTCTGTTTGTTGGTTTTTGTTGGATATTGCCTTCTATGGTGTCAATCTTAATCAATCTGTCATTCTTAAGAATATCGGCTTCAGTAGTGGTACGAACGAATACCGCACATTGATGAAAAACGCAATTGGTAATTTGATTATTGCTGTCGCCGGTTATGTTCCTGGATACTGGTTCAATGTCTTCCTTGTTGAGATCCTTGGACGTAAATGGATTCAACTACAAGGTTTCGTGATTACTGGTTTGATGTTTGCAATTTTGGCAGGACGTTGGAACGAAATTTCCACTGGTGGTCGATTTGCTTGTTTTGTTATTGCCCAACTGTTTTCTAACTTTGGTCCCAACTCCAccacttttatttatccCGCTGAGGTCTTCCCCGCTCGTGTTCGCGGTACCGCTCATGGTATTTCTGCTGCCTTGGGTAAGTGCGGTGCTATTCTTGCATCACTtcttttcaactttttgaCTAGTATCATTGGATATGGTAATGTCATGTGGATTTTCTGCGGTTGTATGTGGGGTGGTATTCTTTTCACACTTTTGTTACCAGAGACTAAAGGTCGTGACGCCGATGAGATAGATCGGGTGGAATTATTTTATGGTGGTGATGGTAAAGTTGAGTGCAACTCAAAGTGGAAGAGCTGGTATGTTAATgggattttttaa
- a CDS encoding adenine/adenosine deaminase family protein: MTDIERFIEKLPKAELHLHLEGTLEAELKLKLSHRNKIPLKQSSIEEIKESYNFHDLASFLEVYYEGVELLLHEQDFYDLCYQYLRKAASQNVVYAEMFFDPQLHTRRGISFETVIKGLIRARDDAMRDFHIYSQLIMCFIREMSFENAEETLNASLPYKSEIIGIGLDSNEENNPPIKFLKVFQRARQLGYRLTCHCDLHQKNTTTHIRQALEDIGVERIDHGINILDDPELIKLALERNIPFTVCPFSNEIVYPGKAQPEIRIMLDTGLKVTINSDDPAYMHCFYITENFNLAQKGASLTKKELVQICRNSFEAAWISEEKRNHYLEALNSFASAYD, translated from the coding sequence ATGACTGATATTGAAAGGTTCATTGAAAAGTTACCAAAAGCTGAACTACATCTCCATTTAGAAGGGACCTTGGAAGCTGAACTTAAGCTTAAGCTATCTCATCGAAATAAAATTCCACTAAAACAGAGTAGCATTGAGGAAATCAAAGAGAGCTACAATTTTCATGATTTGGCATCATTTTTAGAAGTTTACTACGAGGGTGTAGAATTGTTACTACATGAGCAAGATTTTTATGATCTTTGTTATCAGTATCTAAGAAAAGCAGCATCACAGAATGTAGTATACGCGGAAATGTTTTTTGATCCACAACTTCATACAAGAAGAGGGATTTCCTTTGAAACAGTAATTAAAGGGCTTATTCGTGCTCGCGATGATGCAATGCGAGATTTTCATATATACTCGCAGCTGATCATGTGTTTTATCAGGGAAATGAGCTTTGAAAATGCAGAAGAGACATTAAACGCTTCTTTGCCTTACAAATCCGAAATCATTGGTATTGGACTTGATTCTAACGAGGAAAATAACCCACCCATTAAATTTCTCAAAGTGTTCCAAAGGGCAAGGCAGTTAGGATATCGACTGACATGTCATTGCGATTTGCATCAGAAAAATACGACAACCCATATTCGCCAAGCTTTAGAGGATATTGGTGTTGAACGGATTGATCATGGtattaatattttggaTGATCCCgaattaataaaacttGCTCTTGAGCGAAATATTCCCTTCACCGTATGCCCCTTTTCAAACGAAATTGTATACCCTGGGAAAGCTCAGCCAGAGATACGCATAATGTTGGACACGGGTCTAAAAGTCACCATTAATTCTGATGATCCTGCTTATATGCATTGCTTTTATATTACGGAAAATTTCAACTTGGCACAAAAGGGGGCATCCCTTACGAAAAAAGAGCTAGTACAGATCTGTAGAAATTCATTTGAGGCAGCATGGATATCAGAAGAGAAGCGAAATCACTATTTAGAAGCACTTAACAGTTTTGCATCAGCTTATGATTAA
- the amf1 gene encoding transporter Amf1: MMNYVKSLGTYNTRNMEKESSKDLVQNEDTPLPVQKISMSLFHEIVFVFIACTAQLMTQAGLGQSIAPNNIIGKSLGTTNPGQLSWFPASYSLTVGTFILIAGRLGDIYGHKKMFVLGYIWFCIWSLISGFSYYAKSVIMFDVCRALTGIAPAFLLPNALALLGRVYPPGKKKNLIFALFGATAPNGFLLGSVFSGIFAQLSWWPWTYWTTAIVCIVFAIIGYFAIPHIEADEVEEKQKFDYLGAFFGVSGLVLINFSWNQGPVVGWQVPYVYILLIIGFLSLVVFVLVEKRVVQPILAPSMMNSEMGCVLICVAAGWACFGIWMYYLWQFLENLRFATPLLVTAQLTPVGISGCAAALTTGYLLKRLKPTKIMVVSMIAFTVGTILIATAPIHQTYWAQTFVSIIVTPWGMDMSFPAATLMLSDFVPKQHQGIAASLVSTVVNYSISIGLGIAGTVETHLNHKGVDLIRGYRSAWYMGTGFGGLGVCVAILTVFASYLKVGQQKSPKFPLIMKNTKAV; this comes from the coding sequence atgatgaattaTGTTAAATCCTTAGGAACATACAATACTCGCAATATGGAAAAAGAATCGTCTAAAGACTTAGTACAAAATGAAGATACTCCTCTTCCTGTACAGAAGATTTCCATGTCACTGTTTCACGAAATAGTGTTTGTATTTATAGCATGTACTGCTCAATTGATGACTCAAGCTGGTTTAGGTCAATCAATTGCTCCAAACAATATCATAGGTAAATCACTGGGTACGACAAACCCTGGTCAACTAAGTTGGTTTCCTGCCTCATACAGTTTAACTGTAGgcacttttattttaatcGCGGGTCGACTAGGTGATATTTATGGACATAAGAAAATGTTTGTGTTAGGGTATATTTGGTTTTGCATATGGTCCCTTATTTCGGGATTTAGCTACTACGCCAAATCAGTGATTATGTTTGATGTATGTAGGGCGCTCACCGGAATTGCTCCTGCATTCTTACTGCCAAATGCTCTTGCACTTCTCGGTCGAGTATATCCACCagggaaaaagaaaaatttaatatttgctttatttgGGGCTACAGCTCCTAATGGATTTCTCTTGGGATCAGTTTTTTCTGGTATTTTTGCACAACTTTCCTGGTGGCCATGGACATATTGGACAACAGCGATTGTGTGTATAGTATTTGCGATTATTGGTTACTTTGCTATACCACACATAGAAGCTGATGAAGTTGaggaaaagcaaaagtttGATTACTTGGGGGCTTTCTTTGGTGTTTCCGGTTTAGTTCTAATCAATTTTTCATGGAACCAGGGTCCAGTAGTAGGCTGGCAAGTCCcatatgtatatatattactAATAATTGGATTCTTGTCACTTGTTGTGTTTGTGCTTGTTGAGAAACGAGTTGTACAGCCAATTTTAGCACCATCGATGATGAATAGTGAAATGGGGTGTGTTTTAATATGTGTAGCCGCAGGATGGGCATGTTTTGGGATTTGGATGTACTATTTATGgcaatttttagaaaatttacGATTCGCTACTCCACTTTTAGTAACAGCTCAGCTGACGCCTGTCGGTATTAGTGGTTGCGCAGCGGCTCTTACTACCGGATACTTACTCAAGCGCCTTAAGCCTACTAAGATAATGGTTGTTTCAATGATTGCATTTACAGTTGGTACCATTTTGATTGCAACAGCTCCCATTCATCAGACCTATTGGGCACAAACATTTGTGTCGATTATAGTTACCCCGTGGGGAATGGATATGAGCTTCCCTGCCGCTACCTTGATGTTGAGTGATTTTGTTCCAAAACAACATCAAGGAATCGCTGCTTCGCTTGTTAGTACTGTGGTTAACTATTCCATTTCCATTGGACTTGGGATTGCGGGAACTGTGGAAACCCATTTAAATCACAAAGGAGTTGACCTTATTCGAGGATATAGAAGTGCCTGGTATATGGGTACAGGTTTTGGAGGTTTAGGCGTCTGTGTTGCTATATTGACAGTATTTGCGAGCTATTTAAAAGTAGGACAACAGAAAAGTCCCAAATTTCCATTAATTATGAAAAACACAAAAGCCGTTTAA